The DNA segment CTTTGCATTCGTGGTAATAAGTGTTACCATATTTATTTACTTTTGTTTGTCGTACTCCCAATATTAGATGGTATTGTACCAAACCTTACATCTTTCTTTTTGTTTGTGTAGATATATCTGTCATCATCAGTAAACTAAAGGATTTATTTCCAGTTTTAGTCAATTGCTTCCAAGACCTCATTCCATTAATTCATAGTACGCCACAATTGGATGCACAAACATTTGATTTCTTACATAACATACTTCAGAGCATCAACCTTATAGTCAGATTTTTCGTTTATGAGACTGAAAAGGGTTATTCAGAATCATATGCATCTATGTCGGATCAAGGCATCTCATTGGTGCTACTGAAGAAGTTCCTAGGTGTATTTCCGTTCAACGCAGTGCATTCAGAAAAGGTAGGACCTTAGATTTACTTGCAATGTGTTTCTCCATCATTTTGTTTGGCTTAGAAGAATGGAAATAGACAAAAAGATTGaataagaagagagagagaaagaaagagaaagggaGACTCAGGAGGTTGAAATGTATAAGGATAATTTCTTTAACATTTGTGGAGGGATTAGAAATGTGAGCTTTTTGGGAGGAAAGTGCTtcctccatttttcttttctcctttgTTTCTCTTCCACTGAACAAATGGAAATATAGCTCTTTTTTCCCCCTACTGCATGTGTTTCTCCCATATCTTTATAGTTTCTATTCTATCTTAGACTCTCTACACGTATCAATTTCTGTTAACTCTTCTCACTGTCATAGTAACTTATCGTTTGTTTTCAATGGCAGGATGATGACCGATATTTTTCCCTGAATGTTGTGATTGCTGAAATATTTTTGCACTTAGATGAATGGATCCGCCCTCCTGCTGAGTTACTAGAGAAATTTCTTGCATTCATGGAGCATGCACTGCTTGAAAAGGTCTGACACTCTTGACTTGCACGCCATTGCTATCCCAGAAATGTCAGTGAAGAGCTTAATCCAGAGAACTTTGCATCTTGGGCCTATTAATTAGTAATCAATATGATGCTTTATTCCTTCTTAAATGGATTTACAATTATTTCATGGTAGTACCTTTTTATAGGAACTTATAATGCTCTTGGAAATAGAGTAGTCAGATATATTTTGCTAGGACTGCTTCAAGTCACACAATCATTTTGATTAATACATCATAAGGGCAGTAGAAAAATGTCAAGAGCTACCTTCAGCGGCAGCCAGAGGATAGAAGTCACTTGAAAATTGAAATATAAGAATATAAGATGAAACACTTGATTTTCTGATAATTTCATTCATAACTATGGCTCCAAACTTCTTGCAGATGAATCTATTAGAGTACCCTCCTTTGAAATTTGGAGtgctttataatttataattgatAGGACTTAGCAGAAAGTCGTATAAGGCTTTGGGGCAGGCTTATGGTTGACTGAATATGATGAGGAAGATTACTTAGAAATGAAGGAATTCATGATGAAATATAAACAATAAATCTGCCAATCACAATTAAAATCACGCCATCCTGgagagattattattattattattattattaggttcTTCTGGAGGTGTGCATGCCTATTACTGTGTTATGAATTGAAGTAACCTCCATTTAGAATTTAAGAAACTGATGTTTGCTGAATACTTCTAAAGCAGCTTCTGTTGCAGTTCAATGTTAAAAGCATTTGCACCCTTCTTAGTTAACTATATGGAAAGCTAAAAACCAAATAACTTCACATATTTTCTGTTAAGAAATggttttatgcttttaatttaagtACTTTCAGTTATACTTTTTGTCCTTTAAAAAGAAAAACACTGTTCTGAATTTATTATTGAGATGTTCTGGCGTTCTCAATTGAAATCCTCCCCCCACCccccatttttttcttttatgaccAAGAGGACATTATATCTGTTAGTACCTTACTGATCTTGTATGTGTCTGcatttatttctttattaataTTTTCTGTAGATCCACGATGAAACAAGGTCTGGCAGAGAAAAGCAGATGCTTACACTGGTTCATTTTATGCCAAAACTTGTAGCACAAGTGATAGGCGACTGGAAGTCTCGCCTCCTACAGGTTAGACTTGTACTTTCAAGAATTGGAAAATTTCTTTTTTTCAGCAAATTATGTCAATTGGATCTCTCTTGGTCATGAGATCTATTTTTGCTTTGATGGTTCCTTTTTCGAGGTTTTTGTTCTCAAATATCTGGAGGTTCCCTCAAGAATCATTAAGACTGATAGTGAGGATTTTAAATAATCAAATCTTACTTGCAGGCATTTACAAAGACATTCCTTGATTGCAAACCAGAGTCTTCAGTAAAATTGGCTTGCCTTGCCGCAATTGAAGAAATGCTTTTTTCTGTAAGCTCAACTCCTGACCCCTAGAAAGGCCTGTTCCTTTCCCTAAAATGTTATTCCTATTGTGAGCGTTTGTGCTTGGCAATTTCCACTGCAAACCACTGAATCTGTGTCTTGTTTCTCTCTcttatgtattttgtaaaattCTTAGAGAAAAGGAATGTGGCAACCAGATGGATATGATCTAGAAGTAGTGGGCCCTCTTATTACTTGGATAAGAGAGCTACCTGTGTTGTTAATCCTGCTCGGTGATATGCATCCATCCTCTTCTGAGGTATCTCGACAAGCTAAAGAATAATTATCATTTGCAACATTATTCAGTGACAGTTTGATACCCTTTTTACGCACTCATCCTTGTAGGCTGTGTTGCAACTTCTGCTTGACCTGGGTCGATTTGCTACAACGGGTTCTTTCCTTGCAAAGGAATACGACGAGTTGCAAAAGTCGCTACAAGAATTTTACTGCACGTATCAAGAAGGTTACTACTGATTGATTAACAATTTCATGCTGGTTACATGCCTATCTAAGCGTAATTAATTGTTTCTTTGTCATGCTTGTATCTATTTAACAGGGGATAAATGTTATGGTCCTTTCACAAGGCTTCCATTGGACTGTCAAAAACTCTCCATCTATAGTCTTGCTTACTTTTCTCACCTAGATTCACCTTTGCTGACATCAGTAACTTTATGTTGCCTCCGTGAGTATTACCTGTCCACTAATTTACAGTGTTGGCTAGCTTGGTTTAGTTACCCCTGCTGTTGATGCTTTAAGGATCTAGTATAAAATAGCTGAATTACCTACATTTATGAAGTATCAAGctgttatattatttaatttcatatttGATGGTCCTCCTCTTGATTTAGTCGTTGAAAACTTTATAGCAGGCGTTGCAAGAAAACCCATATCTATGTATACATGCACATTTGCTCACTTAGGTAGCATAAATCGTCTCATTAAGATGCAAAAGTTTTCATTGTGTGGATTGTATAATGATAATGGCATCAAGCCGAAAAAaaccctaattctgattttacatAAATATCGGAAAAGAAGTTACTTCCTGAGTTCTGAAGGTTAGGATCATGATATTATTGAAATACATTATTGTTCCTGGAGGATAAGGTTTTCCTTGAAGTTGAAGCTGACAATCTTTTTCCCACCACAAGGTAGTCAATTATATGTTTAGGAATGTCTGAGCTATATGATCTCATATCCTATCACATTGAGGCGTTCAGTAAATTTTCTTGACAGCGTGTTATGGCCATTAAAGAAGGGTATGCACATGATACTAATAAAGGAAAAAACTATCCATGTCTATTGAATGTCATGGAATTTATTAAtttcctatcttcttttcctttgcATGTCAGGTCCTGACTTGGATGAATATGTCTTGTTTCTGATCATAGAACATTTGCATTCAATATTTAGACGCGGCAAAATTGAGATACAGGACCACCTTAGCTTCTTTGTCACGCTGGTCACTCGTTTCAATGTTTTTCCAGGTATGTAGAAGTAAATTCAGCATTGCAACTGGCAAGCAAATTTGATGAATGATTTTAGCTAGTTTCTATCTGAAATTATTGATGTCTGCAGAAAATATTCGCTCTGCAATTGAGGAAGGTACAAAGTTCTCAAATCGTGGAACTTTCAAGAAATTGATTGGTGTTGTTTTCTCATGCCTGGAACAGACGGGTGATGCTTCCCTAGTTTTATTTCTATTGGAGAGAGAAATCCTAAAGCAGATTGTAAGTTAATTGCTCCGGTCTCATTTTGTTCATTTCATTCTTTCTTTACACTATACTGTAAGGTTTTATAATACTGAATTTTTTAGAGAAAATTTTCTAAATGAGCAAATGAATCTTGATCTgtccttaaaaattttaaatttccttGCAACCTTGAGGCCTTATATTTTTGTCATTATTTATATTTCAGTTATTAAAGCCCCCTCTAGACAATGCCTGTGCTATGCTAAGGATACTTGTTAGGCTAGACTCCAAACCCACAAGACTTTCTGAACAAAGTATTATCAATTTGAGCAATTTCATTCCAGGCTACTTGATTGACGTTGTGCATGTGAGTATTTCTCTCTCATGTAATATCTGCCCTCAATTGATTGCTTATTAGAAGAGCTGCCATTTTATTTGTTGTTTTGATATTCATAACATCTTTTGTCATCTTGAGAGTATTTGTGGAATTAGTTTGTTACTCttcatttaagaaaaaaaaaggaaggggGGAGGGGGGGCTGTTGGGGAAGGAAGAAAACCCTGAATTTGGAGAGCCCAAGCCCTAGCCCTAGCCAGGCCTGTCATGGTCAATACCTGAATTTGTTACGTTCATTTTGCATCTACTATTAGCTGTCAACTATATTTATTTTGAGTTCAGTAAAGATTTCGACATGTTAGTACTTTCTTAATGTGTGTACCTTACCTACATGAGCAGAAAGAAGAAAGGGGGCACTCAACAGTATATAACTGAATTTTTTTCGTTATacctgaa comes from the Hevea brasiliensis isolate MT/VB/25A 57/8 chromosome 5, ASM3005281v1, whole genome shotgun sequence genome and includes:
- the LOC110634711 gene encoding uncharacterized protein LOC110634711 isoform X2, with product MYKTVLKIIQKSFFPLPLPCLSSIFLLFFFLSSPIFSIFYRFLWVVALPQHLVLELQDPESQRFCGQLIADSRGNKNGKFGEETEKVKSLSINCASFKAIIIPEQSVASDKMSLGVSKKGLTLKELLQRTSHRNAKVRKDALMGMKDLFLMYPEELKLNPHEVIQILCGRFGDEDKMVRETLYQLLKSVIFPTCNEDMPFIYLMMGYIFVAMANLAIEVRLMAFKFFYLIVQYYPAAFSLHGEKVLQNYADILRKNQFCLEDKGRLKNVLVGLLRCLSLLPSKKVEVDTFKKEVPRRVLHAYEPTRPTDFADISVIISKLKDLFPVLVNCFQDLIPLIHSTPQLDAQTFDFLHNILQSINLIVRFFVYETEKGYSESYASMSDQGISLVLLKKFLGVFPFNAVHSEKDDDRYFSLNVVIAEIFLHLDEWIRPPAELLEKFLAFMEHALLEKIHDETRSGREKQMLTLVHFMPKLVAQVIGDWKSRLLQAFTKTFLDCKPESSVKLACLAAIEEMLFSRKGMWQPDGYDLEVVGPLITWIRELPVLLILLGDMHPSSSEAVLQLLLDLGRFATTGSFLAKEYDELQKSLQEFYCTYQEGDKCYGPFTRLPLDCQKLSIYSLAYFSHLDSPLLTSVTLCCLQHLHSIFRRGKIEIQDHLSFFVTLVTRFNVFPENIRSAIEEGTKFSNRGTFKKLIGVVFSCLEQTGDASLVLFLLEREILKQILLKPPLDNACAMLRILVRLDSKPTRLSEQSIINLSNFIPGYLIDVVHCMGGFDAEPKEAHFRTLMDYIVPCFYMFESSRKLLNLVLNGMGSMITESRINDIVSVLMLMHKDDKMNRIISSSRAEFDHVSQSIRSLKLEDSSLTVGERRRIQYALEQLKTVRSSLDQEMQRAKQDMLP
- the LOC110634711 gene encoding uncharacterized protein LOC110634711 isoform X1 translates to MYKTVLKIIQKSFFPLPLPCLSSIFLLFFFLSSPIFSIFYRFLWVVALPQHLVLELQDPESQRFCGQLIADSRGNKNGKFGEETEKVKSLSINCASFKAIIIPEQSVASDKMSLGVSKKGLTLKELLQRTSHRNAKVRKDALMGMKDLFLMYPEELKLNPHEVIQILCGRFGDEDKMVRETLYQLLKSVIFPTCNEDMPFIYLMMGYIFVAMANLAIEVRLMAFKFFYLIVQYYPAAFSLHGEKVLQNYADILRKNQFCLEDKGRLKNVLVGLLRCLSLLPSKKVEVDTFKKEVPRRVLHAYEPTRPTDFADISVIISKLKDLFPVLVNCFQDLIPLIHSTPQLDAQTFDFLHNILQSINLIVRFFVYETEKGYSESYASMSDQGISLVLLKKFLGVFPFNAVHSEKDDDRYFSLNVVIAEIFLHLDEWIRPPAELLEKFLAFMEHALLEKIHDETRSGREKQMLTLVHFMPKLVAQVIGDWKSRLLQAFTKTFLDCKPESSVKLACLAAIEEMLFSRKGMWQPDGYDLEVVGPLITWIRELPVLLILLGDMHPSSSEAVLQLLLDLGRFATTGSFLAKEYDELQKSLQEFYCTYQEGDKCYGPFTRLPLDCQKLSIYSLAYFSHLDSPLLTSVTLCCLRPDLDEYVLFLIIEHLHSIFRRGKIEIQDHLSFFVTLVTRFNVFPENIRSAIEEGTKFSNRGTFKKLIGVVFSCLEQTGDASLVLFLLEREILKQILLKPPLDNACAMLRILVRLDSKPTRLSEQSIINLSNFIPGYLIDVVHCMGGFDAEPKEAHFRTLMDYIVPCFYMFESSRKLLNLVLNGMGSMITESRINDIVSVLMLMHKDDKMNRIISSSRAEFDHVSQSIRSLKLEDSSLTVGERRRIQYALEQLKTVRSSLDQEMQRAKQDMLP
- the LOC110634711 gene encoding uncharacterized protein LOC110634711 isoform X6; this translates as MTKTKASSKKQQKRCVDFKKIKRKLGRKLPPPKNATNTEIKSKAIIIPEQSVASDKMSLGVSKKGLTLKELLQRTSHRNAKVRKDALMGMKDLFLMYPEELKLNPHEVIQILCGRFGDEDKMVRETLYQLLKSVIFPTCNEDMPFIYLMMGYIFVAMANLAIEVRLMAFKFFYLIVQYYPAAFSLHGEKVLQNYADILRKNQFCLEDKGRLKNVLVGLLRCLSLLPSKKVEVDTFKKEVPRRVLHAYEPTRPTDFADISVIISKLKDLFPVLVNCFQDLIPLIHSTPQLDAQTFDFLHNILQSINLIVRFFVYETEKGYSESYASMSDQGISLVLLKKFLGVFPFNAVHSEKDDDRYFSLNVVIAEIFLHLDEWIRPPAELLEKFLAFMEHALLEKIHDETRSGREKQMLTLVHFMPKLVAQVIGDWKSRLLQAFTKTFLDCKPESSVKLACLAAIEEMLFSRKGMWQPDGYDLEVVGPLITWIRELPVLLILLGDMHPSSSEAVLQLLLDLGRFATTGSFLAKEYDELQKSLQEFYCTYQEGDKCYGPFTRLPLDCQKLSIYSLAYFSHLDSPLLTSVTLCCLRPDLDEYVLFLIIEHLHSIFRRGKIEIQDHLSFFVTLVTRFNVFPENIRSAIEEGTKFSNRGTFKKLIGVVFSCLEQTGDASLVLFLLEREILKQILLKPPLDNACAMLRILVRLDSKPTRLSEQSIINLSNFIPGYLIDVVHCMGGFDAEPKEAHFRTLMDYIVPCFYMFESSRKLLNLVLNGMGSMITESRINDIVSVLMLMHKDDKMNRIISSSRAEFDHVSQSIRSLKLEDSSLTVGERRRIQYALEQLKTVRSSLDQEMQRAKQDMLP
- the LOC110634711 gene encoding uncharacterized protein LOC110634711 isoform X8 — its product is MSLGVSKKGLTLKELLQRTSHRNAKVRKDALMGMKDLFLMYPEELKLNPHEVIQILCGRFGDEDKMVRETLYQLLKSVIFPTCNEDMPFIYLMMGYIFVAMANLAIEVRLMAFKFFYLIVQYYPAAFSLHGEKVLQNYADILRKNQFCLEDKGRLKNVLVGLLRCLSLLPSKKVEVDTFKKEVPRRVLHAYEPTRPTDFADISVIISKLKDLFPVLVNCFQDLIPLIHSTPQLDAQTFDFLHNILQSINLIVRFFVYETEKGYSESYASMSDQGISLVLLKKFLGVFPFNAVHSEKDDDRYFSLNVVIAEIFLHLDEWIRPPAELLEKFLAFMEHALLEKIHDETRSGREKQMLTLVHFMPKLVAQVIGDWKSRLLQAFTKTFLDCKPESSVKLACLAAIEEMLFSRKGMWQPDGYDLEVVGPLITWIRELPVLLILLGDMHPSSSEAVLQLLLDLGRFATTGSFLAKEYDELQKSLQEFYCTYQEGDKCYGPFTRLPLDCQKLSIYSLAYFSHLDSPLLTSVTLCCLRPDLDEYVLFLIIEHLHSIFRRGKIEIQDHLSFFVTLVTRFNVFPENIRSAIEEGTKFSNRGTFKKLIGVVFSCLEQTGDASLVLFLLEREILKQILLKPPLDNACAMLRILVRLDSKPTRLSEQSIINLSNFIPGYLIDVVHCMGGFDAEPKEAHFRTLMDYIVPCFYMFESSRKLLNLVLNGMGSMITESRINDIVSVLMLMHKDDKMNRIISSSRAEFDHVSQSIRSLKLEDSSLTVGERRRIQYALEQLKTVRSSLDQEMQRAKQDMLP